The nucleotide window CAGCGCTGCCGGGACATGTTGTGTGATGTGACGGTGCTGGTGGAGGGTCGGAGTTTCAGAGCCCACCGCTCTGTGCTCGCTTCCTGTAGCGAGTACTTCTTGCAAAAGATCTCTTCCCTCACGCAGCAGGCGGCAGTGATTACTCTGCCAGAGGAGGTGAGAAGTCGGCAAGGTCGAGATGCCATattacagagagagagagagaaaaaaaaagaagttctaAAACGCTGTTGCTTCAGaaaccacacatttttttaaaaaaatgaagtgaGAAATGTAACTATAGTCCTTGTTTCCTCAAGTGCCAATTCTGTGGAATTCGTTTTGCCGATGACTCATGAAGAGGGAACTTGTAAAGCAGTAAATAAAACTTACTCTTATCAAAACTTGGCTTAACGTGCAGTAGTAGTGCAATTTGGCTACTCAAAATCTATAATTGTATTCAATGATATTTTGAACATTAtcacagttttgtttctgttgatCCTGAGGATCTAACTGAAAGAAATATTCAAACACTAAATGTAACAATGCGAATCAGacagttttgttgttgttgtggcaATGCAAACATTATCAATCTGAGTTCATAATCACAGGATGTCCAAATCTTCTCatggaaatagtttttttaaagtagcaatTACAATAATCAATTATCCCTTGTGCAGATATCCACCGTTTATTTTACTGCGAATTCACAgtttcttaataaaacaaacaaaacatggtTGATAAAAGGTTTTCAAGAACGTATGATGTACGATACAAGGTGCATATATAAAATGTATCTCCGTgactttgcatttttattcattcttaTATAAATAGATTAGTAtgtttgaatgttgtttttattgaccATAGTTCCTCATTAGTCCGGCTCAGAGACCGAAGCTAACAGCCAGTCCAAGAGGAGCCAAGGTCAAAGCAGAATTGACcatcttaaaacaacttcaATCTCAAAAACTTCTTCGTAACAGGCTCATGCAAAAGCTCCTTTTTGAATCTTTAAcctgttgtcacatttacatTGGGTCACTCACTACATATAGTTGATGGTTACTTGCTgagaaaacagaggaaaaaataggaaaactgttcaaaatctttaaattttGACATGCTATCTTTTATTGTATCTCTGGAaaaagggtgtgtgtgttttgatgtAAACACTAAAAGTTAATCCTTGTTTTACTCATTAAAGTAAATATATCAACATATCAAATGTGTTTTCTAACTGTGGACAGTGTTAGGATACACCCTCATCCCCGTTAATTGAAATAACTTCAGTGAGATGCTTGTTGTGGATATTTACCAGTCTTTGACATCAGCTTGAGGAAAGGTTGATCTATTCTTAACTTTCAGCTGTTAGAtgtttgacagattttttttagatattttaccTAGTTAAATTAACCCCCAAACATCTCAAAGAGACCAAGATCTCAagagacttttcttttttcttaattgtCAGCTAATCGTTGGTGGATTTACTGGTATGtttttgggtcattgtcatgATGCTGGGTCCAGTTCTGCTGCAGAGTTTTTATACAGATGGTTACACACTTCTCCTACATATCCTCTGATACGCTTCATGGTGGATCTTATTGAGCCGTCCTGGTCTTGCTGCCGCAAACCTCCaaacttttacactttcagctcaatgttgttgtttgtaGATCTGGAATACTTTATTTGGTTTATGTAAAGCCTTCCTCGCTCTGGTGACCAGATAATACAGTTTTAGGCTCATCTTGCCATACATTGTTGTcccagaagttttgttttttgtctttgtcttaGAAAGTAAAGGATTCCTACTAGCACACCTCCAATGGAAGTTAAGCTTGTGCAGTCTCCTGATTTTACAGGCATGCACTTTCACAGTAATGTTAAATCTTTTGTGGGACGTATAATGACTTGACGGTTTTTGGCTATTTCTTTTAGAGTTTTGCTGTCTTCCTTAAAGATGAATTTGCTTGTTCGACCAGAAGTTGTTATTTTGGCAGTTCTTTTAAAGTAAACTCCACTTGTAGACTATTGTCCTTGCAGTACATTTCAGAAACCTCTTTAAATACCTAACCAAACTCATGACATCCATACAATCCATCTTTATTGTAAAGGCTTCACGCAGCCCTTTCAATCTAATCAGGGTGTTTGCTCTTACTTAAACCATCAGGATGGCAcaaaagctaaatgtttattACTTAAACAGGACAAACCCAATACAAAAATGCTAACTAATGACATGTAATGTTAGCCATTTTAACTGAGAATAAATTCAAAACGGATATTCTtccgtttttattgtttgtctAAATAACTTGAATTTCTGAGTACTGATAAAATTAATAGTAAATTTCCATATAACAAACCTGTAAGAAAAAATACACATCACTTTGGCCTCTGGCTCTTTCAAGCTAAGGTTTAGCCTTAGATCTCACAAAATGAAAAGGCCCAACAAGTATTAACTTAAATATTAACTTATTTTATGCAGAACCTCACAGAAAAATCCAGAGCTGTTATTAAGTAATAATTTACTCCTTTAACTCTGAAATAGTTAAAGCAAGCAACAACAAATCTGTCTGccttttttcacatgatgtagCTGTATTAAAATGACTAATAAAACCTAGAATACAAAAGTAATAACGATTAAAGACACATGTAGATTACATTTATCACAGCTACAGTCTTTTAGAGATACCGTATCTGAAATAATGTTGCTTATGTGTCTTATCTATGATCTTTAACAGGTGACAGTGGCTGGCTTTGAACCATTGCTGAAGTTTGCCTACACATCCAAACTCAACTTCGGAAAAGAGGATGTTTTAGAAATACGTAACTCGGCCTCGATCCTTGGTTTCAGGGACCTAGACGAGGCTTGTTTTGATTTCCTCCTGCCGAAGTTCTTCTTGAGCCGCAACGGCTCGGCTCCCATTGTGAGAAAGACCTGTTGTAGGAAGGAATGTAAGAGGCGACTGTCAAAGGGAAGTTTTGCCACAGACTCTGACGATGTGTTGTTGGATGACAAAGAAGCAAAACCAGTTGCTGAGTCATCACCCGAGCAGGACGTGACTTGGGACTGTAACAAGTCGCTGAGCAACCTAATGGGAAGTCAGAATAGTGCAGACAGTTCGGGATCTGCTGCCGACGAGATAAACGACCCAGTCATACAATGTCCAAAGTATCGCAAGTTCCAGTTGGCTTGCGAGAAAGAAATGTTCGCCAATGAGAAATCTCCCTTTAATTCAGCAACAACAGGGATTAGAGATGGCTGTGTTTTCTCCTGCTTGCCGTGCCCCAACAGGACACTCTCTAAAAGAGAAACTGTGGTTAATTTCACTGGAAATCCAACCTCCAACCCAAGCATAGAAAGTAAAATTGCAGCTGAAGAGCTGAGGGAAACTGAAAAATACAATGCGAAAACAGCGCACCGTGGAAATAAATGCGTAGCTGATACTTCCGAGGAAGGCACATTTGTACAAGAGGCAAAACAGGGTTGCAAAGTAGTGGAGAAAAACATCAATACGTATGACGAAAAGATGGAGTACACATCTGGAATCATCTCTTCAGAGATACCAAGAGTCAAGACTCTACCCCCAAATCCAGCTACAATTCTCTGCGAGAGATCATCCCTGTCGTTTTGCCCCTTGAGATGCTTAGATGTGGATTCTATAGTCTCTCAGTCAACGGGCCGTGACACGTGTGTTAAAACATCAGGAGACCCTGATGCAACGATGCCATGCTCCTCTCATCAAAATGCAATGTCAGCAAATGAGCAGAAAAATCCAGATGATGCCAGTTGGCAGGGAAGAAACGGTGTGCAGACATCAAACACGGAAAGAGCTCCCAACCTCGGAGAAAGCTCCAGAGAGAGAAGCACACTGAATAAGGAAAGGGCAGATCACCTTGGCGAGCGACTGGGGTTCAGTAAAGACCCCTACCAGCAAAGTTTCCTGGGCTGTGAAGCAGGGTGTTCCACTGACGCATGTGGTAGATGGGTGCAGAGCTCGTCTTTAGAGTGGTTGAATGCTCAGAACAATCTGGGTTCCGGCAAAACGGGGTGCCCATTCAATCTGGATTTTGACCAAATGAACTGCAGAATGTCCGAGTGTGAGGGGACACCTCAGTCGTGCGTGTCCTCCGTAAACTCAGGAGAGGATGGAGATTCGGAGACggagacagagggagacagCGAGTTCTCCATGAGTGAGATGTCCCTGCAGGTGAGCGGCAGCGCGTTTCGCTGACGAGCTTTCATTTTTCTCATCGGGTTTTATTTCGTAGCAATACGATACAATGCAAAGCAGTGTAGGCCTATGAAGtgaaatcaagtttttttttctttccagcaaCACTGTAGCATGATGCTGTCTGCACCATGTTGTCACTGTAAGCATTTTGCATGTCACCATTGATGAAAGAGCCCATGTGTGTCCCCGCCATTACAATGATGCACTACTATCTGCCTCGCTACCTCCTTATTTCAAAACACATAcggattttattttccaaaagcCCCACAGTCTTCTCCCCTGTACAGCATGTCGTCATGTTTCTTTTAGATAAGAGATGTCAGGTTCACTTTATCGCAGACAAATACGCATCTGCATTCATGCTATAGTGCCGAGTTACTTATTCACCCAGTCGAGCAGatgtgtgttagtgtgtgttTGAGCAGGCTGTCTGGTTCAGAGTCCAACCCAGTCAAAATTCACAGCTCAGCCAGTTCAGTCAGCCCCGAACCAGAGGTCATACCATACCGTTCAGAGGTTTCTCATATTGCTGAGAGGATTGGGTGAGAAGTGCAGATAAGGAGGGACAGACAAAGCTAAGTTCCATCCAGTGGTAAGGCGTTAAGTTTCCTCATCCCAGATAAAGTTTCACAAGATTTATACTGCTGAATCAATCTGGTGAGCGTGCGTTTTCCGGTGCATGCTTACAGCAGCAGGTTTCTGGGGTTAATATTTACCAGCCGAGGGAAAATACAGCTATGCAAACTTCAATTCCCATTCTTCTAACAATAACTAATTTACATGGAGTTTTACACACGGGCATTAGATGTTGGGATCCAAAAACGTGAATGTCTTTGAAGATACTCCTTTATCCATGCATTACATTTTCTTAATGTCTCactaaataatctttttttttttctactgggGTTTCCTTAGGTGCAGCTGCCATTCGCTGTGGAAAGGATTGTAAATCTCAACCGGAATGACTTCCAGCATCTGCTGAAGCAACATGTTCTCACCCAAGAACAACTGGACTTTGTCCACGATATCAGACGGCGCAGCAAAAACCGCCTTGCGGCTCAGCGTTGCCGCAAAAGAAAGCTGGACTGCATATATAATCTGCAGTGTGAAATCAACAAGCTGGTGAGACACGTCTTCTTTTTTCATTAgctaattcctttttttttttttttttaaatcagctgcTTGTCAACCGGGCTGTgctttctgcaaatgtttgttACAGAAGACGGAGAGGGAGAAACTGATCATGGAGAGGAACCAGCTGAACCAAAGGAAAATGGAAACGTGTCACACTGTCAGCACCCTGTGTCGGAAGGTCTACAGCGAAGCAAACCTTCAGCCAGAGCAGCTGCAGGTGTTGGCCAGTTGCACCTCCTCAGACTGCCCTATCTCCTCCCTGTTTCCTCAAATAGATGAACTCCTGTCTCATGGACCACATCCCCAGAATGCAGCATCTTAAGATACATTTGACCCAAACAGAGATGCAGGATACAAACTGAAGGCATGATGAAGCAAACTCACAGCGACGCAGGTTCTGGTGACCAATGGTATACTAGGACTTTTCTACGCACTGTGACTGAAGTACGGAAATGCCCGGTGATTCTGTTTTACAAGGACACTCCGGAAATGACGAGatttgctctgatcagcagatCCTTTACATTTGTTGTTACTTATTTATCTTGTTCTCTTAATAATCCAAGCATATACTGAAGGGCTCACAGTGAGTTGTTTTACTTACATTTCCAAACTTTAATTTGACGCCATATTTCACTTCATTGCTGCAAACATCAATCAATGTACAGGGTGCCATTCTATCAGGGGTAGGCACAAATTCTTagggaacattttttttcttgtttaaatgCATGTGGATTCAAAATGGACTGTGTGCACATCTGCTTTTGTGCATAGAGTAAGCGCTGTAAGAAAATATGACACTGCAGCTGGCTTGTGATGCTGAAGTTGATTTCTGATTCAAGATCTTGATCTGGCACTGAGCTAAAGGGCTATTTCTCAGCCTTTTATAGAATCCAGAGTGTTTTCTATTGCTAATTCAACATCTATAATACTTAGACTGTTCAATTTTGAGCTGGACTctttaaaatgcagtttgagatttataaaacctttattctattttttttggggggggaggatgtttttttttaatacttttttggTGTCAGGTTGAACCTTAGGTTGAAACAAGCATGTCACccaattacacacacacacacacacacacacacacacacaatccaaACCTGGACATGGTTCTACATTGATTACAGATCATTTGACTGTGATTTGGGTGCCGGTGGCCTTGTAAAATGAGCCTAAAAAACATTGGTCGGTGTGCATGTGTAGCACTTAGCCAtggttttttaaataatgatttcatACCTTGCCTCCAAGAAGCAatgctatattttaatctttCAAAGTGATTCATAtttctttggactttttttctcaggaaTTTTCTATGTAGTTTTCCCgtgcttaaaaaaagaaacaaatcacGAAGATGTTTATGATAAATAAGAAAACACCAgccaatcttaaaaaaaaattttttgaccaaatgaacaatatattta belongs to Fundulus heteroclitus isolate FHET01 chromosome 11, MU-UCD_Fhet_4.1, whole genome shotgun sequence and includes:
- the bach1b gene encoding transcription regulator protein BACH1b, which encodes MSVMAGPTPRSSVFTFESTVHSSQVLHYLNEQRCRDMLCDVTVLVEGRSFRAHRSVLASCSEYFLQKISSLTQQAAVITLPEEVTVAGFEPLLKFAYTSKLNFGKEDVLEIRNSASILGFRDLDEACFDFLLPKFFLSRNGSAPIVRKTCCRKECKRRLSKGSFATDSDDVLLDDKEAKPVAESSPEQDVTWDCNKSLSNLMGSQNSADSSGSAADEINDPVIQCPKYRKFQLACEKEMFANEKSPFNSATTGIRDGCVFSCLPCPNRTLSKRETVVNFTGNPTSNPSIESKIAAEELRETEKYNAKTAHRGNKCVADTSEEGTFVQEAKQGCKVVEKNINTYDEKMEYTSGIISSEIPRVKTLPPNPATILCERSSLSFCPLRCLDVDSIVSQSTGRDTCVKTSGDPDATMPCSSHQNAMSANEQKNPDDASWQGRNGVQTSNTERAPNLGESSRERSTLNKERADHLGERLGFSKDPYQQSFLGCEAGCSTDACGRWVQSSSLEWLNAQNNLGSGKTGCPFNLDFDQMNCRMSECEGTPQSCVSSVNSGEDGDSETETEGDSEFSMSEMSLQVSGSAFR